A segment of the Prosthecobacter debontii genome:
CAGCAGAAGCATACCCCAGCAAGGCGGCGATAGAAAAACCCAGCCCGGTGGCGTCATGAAAAGCCGCTTGTCGATCCACGGTTTTCAGCTTGGCTAGACGAGGTAGGAGCAGCGTGACCAAGATCGGAGACAAGGCATAGGCGAGCTCGCTCAATCGCACAGCCGCCCCATAGATTCCCGTTTCGGTGGCCCCAGAGATATGCTCGATCATCATGGTATCCACACGCAGCAGTAGCAAGCTGCCCGCTTGACTGATGAAAAGCACACCGCCTCGCGAGAGAATGGAACTCGCAACGCGCCGATTCCATCCGGCCAGCCAAAAGCCTCGTCCACGCTTCTTCCCCGTCCACAACCCAAGGAGACTGACCACCACACTCTCCATGGCGATGGTCCATGCGATCACTGGCAAGGTGGGCAACAGAACCACCGCGATCAAGCGAGCCCCTGCCGCCGAGAGATAACCAGCCATGGCATTGCGAGCAGAAACGAAGGCGCGGCCACAGCTTTCCTCCCAATTGTTGTGCACGCTCACTCCCATGAGCAGCAGAGGCATGGCCGTAGCGGCCAAAACGCTCCAGGGTAGTGTGTGTGTGCCTGCATTCCATAAACACAAGATGCCGGTGGCAAATACTCCTGAGACTAACCAAAATTTAAAAACAGTCCCAGCGATGACCGGCCCTAACAATCGCCGCCGTCCCAACTCTTTCAGCAAAAGCTGTCTCACGCCGAGTTCCACCAGACTGTAAGCAATCGATCCGACCGCTGTGGCCGTGGCCAAGACTCCAAACTGGGAGGGGCCTAAAACGCGCGCCACCCACGAGCCCAAAAAGAATCCG
Coding sequences within it:
- a CDS encoding flippase → MSSDLPRSARWMIGNHALRLLIGFFLGSWVARVLGPSQFGVLATATAVGSIAYSLVELGVRQLLLKELGRRRLLGPVIAGTVFKFWLVSGVFATGILCLWNAGTHTLPWSVLAATAMPLLLMGVSVHNNWEESCGRAFVSARNAMAGYLSAAGARLIAVVLLPTLPVIAWTIAMESVVVSLLGLWTGKKRGRGFWLAGWNRRVASSILSRGGVLFISQAGSLLLLRVDTMMIEHISGATETGIYGAAVRLSELAYALSPILVTLLLPRLAKLKTVDRQAAFHDATGLGFSIAALLGYASAVGLWLVGGLIIQGLFGTVYQPSIPVLMIHCLAAVPFFLGEWRHAVLVALDRPRLTAFFSWLALALNVSLNLLWIPSYGAQGAAWATLVSYSLGALVATWFVADLRWIARLQGAALLEPLRWCWQPKRRWLHLKSVLAVLS